The genomic region GCAGCTCCTTTGGCCTGTCGAATGCAGTTGAGCCACTGCTGTTTGTTGAAGGCATCGCTGGCTTGGaaggagtgggagtggagctggCTACTGCTATGAAACGACACTCTGAAGAAGTTcttggctgaggagaggagagatgaggttaGACAGGGGATATTCGATACAAGCAGATTGCAAGTTAATGACCACAGCATTAATAGACCAGGGGTGCCCAGCGGCAACAGTCCTTCTCCGCTAGTGATGAACCAAAGAGATCCTAGAATTCATATAAAAAATGTTCTATATGCAAGTCTATGACGTAAACACTTACTCCTCTCGTTGTTGCTGAAGGCTCCTCTGATGGAACCTCCCAGGCGTATCACCCCGTCCTGCAGGTCCTCCCACTGCAGCTCTCTGACGGGGATGGGCTGGCGGTACAGCTGGTAGTACAGCTGCTCATTGTGGGCGATGGCTCTAGTGATGACCAGCACGTCCTGGAAAAGGAACACATGCAGCTTCTGGagaacgaggggagaggagggtgttaGGGTATAGTGTTTTTGCCTAatttaaaacatatatttatCAAGGTTTCTCATGGAGGTACAAAACAATTAACTGCATTGGAAATAATGTAATTGgaccacatacatacatacatacatacatacatacatacatacatacatacatacatacatacatacatacatacatacatacatacatacatacatacatacatacatacatacatacatacatacatacatacatacatacatacatacatacatacatacatacatacatacatacatacatacatacatacatacatacatacatacatacatacatacatacatacatacatacatacatacatacatacatacatacatacatacatacatacatacatacatacatacatacatacatacatacatacatacatacatacatacatacatacatacatacatacatacatacatacatacatacatacatacatacatacatacatacatacatacatacatacatacatacatactacatacatacatacatacatacatacatacatacatacatacatacatacatacatacatacatacatacatacatacatacatacatacatacatacatacatacatacatacatacatacatacatacatacatacatacatacatacatacatacatacatacatacatacatacatacatacatacatacatacatacatacatacatacatacatacatacatacatacatacatacatacatacatacatacatacatacatacatacatacatacatacatacatacatacatacatacatacatacaacatacatacatacatacatacatacatacatacatacatacatacatacatacatacatacatacatacatacatacatacatacatacatacatacatacatactacatacatacatacatacatacatacatacatacatacatacatacatacatacatacatacatacatacatacatacatacatacatacatacatacatacataatacatacatacatacatacatacatacatacatacatacatacatacatacatacatacatacatacatacatacatacatacatacatacatacatacatacatacatacatacatacatacatacatacatacatacatacatacataacatacatacatacatacatatacatacatcatacatcatacatacataatacatacatacatacatacatacatacatacatacatacatacaatacatacatacatacatacatacatacatacatacatacatactacatacatacatacatacatacatacatacatacatacatacatacatacatatacatacatacatacatacatacatacatacatacatacattacatacatacatacatacatacatacatacatacatacatacatacaatacatacatacatacatacatacatactacatacatacatacatacatacatacatacatacatacatacatacatacatacatacatacatacatacatacatacatacatacatacatacatacaatagatagatagatagatagatagatagatagatagatagatagatagatagatagacagggcTTTGCCTGTAATGGGTTAAAGTCTGGCTACATTTTCTGGTTCCTGCCTTATGTCGGTTTGGACATGAAGCTGTAGCCAATATGCATATCACCTATAATTTGACATTTTTATTTACTTACATGAAAAATAGATTTGAATATTGTGCCAATGTTGGCCTCTTCTGATCAAAGTCATTGATATTgtgattacatttttatatatatttctttgtaattttcatcataggtacacttcaactatgaaagacaaaatgagaagaaaaaaaaatccagaaaatgacgttgtaggatttttaatgaatttatttgcaaattatggcggaaaataagtatttggtcacatacaaacaagcaagatttctggctctcacagacctgtaacttcttctttaagaggctcctctgtcctccactcgttacctgtattaatggcacctgtttgaacttgttatcagtataaaagacacctgtccacaacctccaacagtcacactccaaactccactatggccaagaccaaagagctgtcaaaggacaccagaaacaaaactgTAGACCTGCACCTggttgggaagactgaatctgcaataggtaagcagcttggtttgaagaaatcaactgtgggagcaattattaggaaatggaaggtatacaagaccactgataatctccttcGATCTAGGGCTccaagcaagatctcaccccgtggggtcaaaatgatcacaagaacggtgagcgaaaatcccagaaccacacggggggacctagtgaatgacctgcagagagctgggaccaaagtaacaaagcctaccatcagcaagggcattgaagatgaaacgtggctgggtctttcagcatgacaatgatcccaacacattggcttcgtaagaagcatttcaaggtcctggagtggcctagccagtctccagatctcaaccccatagaaaatctttggagggagttgaaagtccgtgttgcccagcaacagccccaaaacatcactgctctagaggagatctgcatggaggaatgggccaaaataccagcaatagtgtgtgaaaaccttatgaagacttacagaaaacatttgacctctgtcattgccaacaaagggtatataacaaggtattgagataaacttttgttattgaccaaatacttattttccaccataatttgcaaataaattcattaaaaaatcctacaatgtgattttctggattttttttccattttgtctgtcatagttgaagtgtacctatgatgaaaattacaggcctctctcatctttttaagtgggagaacttgcacaattggtggctgactaaatacttttttgccccactgtatatacactgctcaaaaaaataaagggaacactaaaataacacatcctagatctgaatgaatgaaatattcttattaaatacttttctttacatagttaaatgtgctgacaacaaaatcacacaaaaatgatcaatggaaatcaaatttatcaacccatggaggtctggatttggagtcacactcaaaattaaagtggaaaaccacactacaggctgatccaactttgatgtaatgtccttaaaacaagtcaaaatgaggctcagtagtgtgtgtggcctccacgtgcctgtatgacctccctacaacgcctgggcatgctcctgatgaggtggcggatggtctcctgagggatctcctcccagaccttgactaaagcatccaccaactcctggacagtctgtggtgcaacgtggcgttggtggatggagcgagacatgatgtcccagatgtgctcaattggattcaggtctggggaacgggcgggccagtccatagcatcaatgccttcctcttgcaggaactgctgacacactccagccacatgaggtctagcattgtctttcattaggaggaacccagggacaaccgcaccagcatatggtctcactgaggatctcatctcggtacctaatggcagtcaggctacctctggcgagcacatggagggctgtgcggccccccaaagaaatgccaccccacgccatgactgacccaccaccaaaccggtcatgctagaGGATGTAGCAGGCAGAACGTTCTCcgcggcatctccagactctgtcacatgtgctcagtgtgcaCAAAGGCGggggtagcggtcctgctgctgggttgttgccctcctacggcctcctccacgtctcctgatgtactagcccgtctcctggtagcgcctccatgctctggacactatgctgacagacacagcaaaccttcttgccacagctcgcattgatgtgccatcctggatgagctgcactacctgagccacttgtgtgggttgtagactccgtctcatgctaccactagagtgaaagcaccgccagcattcaaaagtgaccaaaacatcagccaggaagcatatgaactgagaagtggtctgtggtcaccacctgcagaaccactcttttattgggggtgtcttgctaattgcctataatttccacctgttgtctattccatttgcacaacagcatgtgaaatgtattgtcaatcagtgttgcttcctaagtggacagtttgatttcacagaagtgtgattgacttggagttacattgtgttgtttaagtgttctttatttttttgagcagtgtatatcaacTGTTCTATACTCCTCAGCCTAGAAAATAGTTAACACCAGTGTGGAaggtattttattttaaatacactCCAGTTGCCGTGCTGTATTTCATACACAAGTCTCAGAGATATGGTCAGGTCCAACATTTTCGGCCCCCATGATAAAGTTATAAAAAagacagcctttttctaaaagtATTTACTTAttattttgtcacatacaccggataggtgcagtgaaatgtgttgttttacagagtCAGCCATAGTTGTAAAGGCACctctggagcaaattagggttaagtgccttgttcaagatcacatcaacagatttttcaccttgacAGCTCGGGTATTCGAACCTGGAACATTTCGGATGCTGGcgcaacgctctaaccgctaggctacctgccaccctctttgagcttggagaacacattgggagggatcttagaccattcctccatacagaatctttccagatccttaatGTCCATCATCTGCACTTATGGACTGCCCagcatttaaaatggatttcaaatagtatttgaacccaggtcaggacacctccccctctactctgttgttatctcagtaGGAAAGATGACCCAGCGAGTGCCTAGAGGTGAACCTACTCTCTCAgagctgacccctgacctccagTAGACCGATTGATATGTGGTGAGAGAGGTGCTTTAAGGGTCATGGTCAAAGGGTTTACTCGTACCATCTGTGTGGATTCAGAGGCTATTCATATATCTAAATGGCAATAAGGTAAATCTATTAGAGGAAGACACTGACCCCgctcttaaaaaaaaaactcaccATTGACTTTACTTATGTCAGAGGACATAGCAGTGCCGTGTCAGTAAGCATTTTAATTGACTGTCAGTGGATATTACAGTGCAGTGTTATAGTACTGTTACTGCTTTTCGTGAGTGACACTGAAAAGTAAATGGAGAGACACTCACAGCGTCCATGTTATTATTCAGGCAAAATGTCCATCCTTGCAAATGTCCATCCTATCCTTTTGTATCCCTCCCTACCCTATCCCACTGCCACTCCAAAGTGTTGTGTTATTATGATCGACAGAGCACTACTCACAGCACCCCTGTTGTTCTTCAGTTCCCCGTGACAGCTGAGGATGCGGGAGCTGTCAATGAGTAGGTCTCTCTGGCTGCCCTCTAGGTAGAGGAGACGTTCCTTGTAGAAACGACACTCTGACTCGCCCGTCTGGGTGTTGATCTCTGCCACGATGCTCTGGATCATGttgatctggagagagggagagatggaggagggggcgGGGGTTGTGAGTGAGaatgtatgtgtttctgtgggggTGTCAGTGTGTTTGCGGATATGTGggtctctcaatctctccccctctactcacTGCCTCATCCAGGTACTGTCGGTCTGGATGGTCGTTCGGCGTGTGTTTGAGGATCTCCCTGAGCAGCAGGGGGTATTTGACTAGCCGGCTCCTGGGTATATCCAGGAAGTTCCACAGGTCCAGCTTCCTGCTGAAGGGCGACTCCAGGCAGCGCTGCAGGAAGTCGTGCACCCGGTGGTCCTGCTTCTTATGGTCCAGCAGAGCCTTGGCTGCCACCTGATTACTGCAGTATGAGTTGTAGGAGTCTAGACAGGgaagctggagaggagagagagggggacgtaGATCAAGGAAGAGGTCAGTAATGGTGTTTCTGCTTCAGATAAGTGCACACTTTGCAAAGTAGCTCTTATTTATTGTGCACATGATTCAGAGATGTTAGGCCTCCATACGTTCCTGGTCTAGCTCTGTGTAGCATTGACGTATGCCCAACGACTCCAAGTCTTTATATATTGAGAAGAATACAAGAATGGAGTACCAGTGTGCTGGAGTTTTTGTCAAACTGCTCTTCTATATACCTGGATGACATCACAGTGAAAGCTTTAGGAATGTACTGTAACTGGGCATGTGCAGCCAGAGCACAGCAGATGAACAGaagtacagagagagggagggaggggctaaGTGAGTGGGTGTGGGGATGAAATCTCTGTGAAAATGTGTCATCTAATGCGGAATTGTGCTGTTTCCCCATTCGTTAATTTTGTTAGCACCTCCCCTTATCTgaaggggcgacaggtagcctaggggttagaggcgAGCCAGCAGCCGGAGTTGCCAGTTCGaatcccaggtctgacaggaaAAATCTGTCGGTAAGCGAGCTGGCAACCGGAGGGTTGCGGCATCAAATTCTACATGCCGATgcctgccgttgtgcccttgagcaaggcactaaacCCCCCCACAACAACAGGCACCCAGTGTGGCAGCCCTCCACACCTCTTCAAAAACCTGTATATGTATGCGTGCGTCTGTCTTTCAGGAAGGGGGTTTGACATTATGAtcactttattggtcaattgcacacaATCTAAATTATCAgatgattatcagctgttgtcaaacacacgtgtgtcaaactcatttctCTTCATCAATAGTGTGCAGAGAATTCAAATAGATGAAAAGCCAAAATAGCATTTCAAGCATAAAGAACGTTCTACATTTCACATACTATAAAATGTTCAAATTTTTGAATTCAAAATCAGCCAGTTCTGAGAACAAGGACATTACGGAGGGGGAGCAGGTCATCCCGTCACCACTGAATGTACAGCGTATTTAATACTACCTACAGTAGGTGAAGTATGTCCAGTCAAAAGCATCACTCAactaatactgaacacactcATACAAAGCTAGGGGGAGATGCCTGATGAGAACCATAACATAGGCCCTGACATCGATCATGCTCTTTCAAGTAAATAATCAGAGAAGCTTTCTTGGTATCATCTATTATAGAGCCAAGAGTTTGACcaggattttttttattaatttttttttattttttactgtgaGCCAGAGGCTCTTTCTCAATTaatctttccttgattcctcaaATAATCTCTCCACCTCCTTTATAAACTGCTTTGGAGAAGGGAAGGACATTGGACCTCCTCTAATACAGTCAGAGGAAAGAAGAACTCTAAAATAGTACTTATATTTCTATTGCTTCATTCTGTGCAGTGTATTGGGAGGTGTTGTCGATGGGAGAGGGGTTGATGGGTGCATGTTCACATTCGTACATCCACATGACTAACCCGGAGGCAGCACTAGCCTCACAACCCTTTTTCATAGGAACACCACTAACAATCACCTCGTTCTtcgtggagaaaaaaaaggcttAGGATGATCATTTAATCTTTGAAGGTCATTTTCATGGTGGATTGATCTGAAGTTCTAGCATGAGGAAATATAGGACAGAGAACTTGCTTTGTTTCACTTTTCATTGTTTAAAAAGTGACCAATAGATGCTTTGGAGATGAAGTGAAATTTGGAAATCTTTACTCTATTACGCAACCACATCTTTCCGTGGTGGAGCAGAGTTCAGAGGAGAAGGGCAAGTAAACCCCTGAGAAGCAGGGGAGCAGAGGAGGCTCTCCGCATCCTTGTCAGGCATACATTGTTCCCCATAACTACCTAGTGTAAACCTCCCCACAGGGTAACCAAACTCCACACCAGTAGGAGATTTCTCTGGGTGTTGCAACAACGGCTACTGTGGGTGTGTGAACCCCAGATGTCAACTTACCGAGCTTGGAgtgcacacacactacacagagctctgatcacacacacacacacacacacacacacacacacacacacacacacacacacacacacacacacacacacacacacacacacacacagttgaagtacACTGGGCCAATAAGACACATGACTCTGTTTTCATAAGCTAGCTATGCTACGAAAAACAAACATCTCAGGCTGCCTCATGAACTAGCTGTTTTGAGGATTCTCGATGGCTGAATCCATCCTCAGAAATGTATTGAGTAAATTGATGCTGTTGAAGTGAAGTGACACAAAACCACTTAGTTTGTCAGTATGTCTAACTTGTTTACTGTTAGATATTCCCACCTCGGGCATGTGTAGTATGAACATACAACTGATTGCAAAGTATAAATCAGTATTGAAAACTGTAATATAATCATGTTGATCCATCAGTTTTTCCTGtttaggtcacatggtcaggaaaaccCTCATCCACAACATATGATCATAACGGATGGTCTTACCCAGTCCACTAGGATGTGTCCCACATGTTCTGTGGAGCCGTCTGGTTTCCTGGCCTCTCG from Oncorhynchus kisutch isolate 150728-3 linkage group LG5, Okis_V2, whole genome shotgun sequence harbors:
- the LOC109890813 gene encoding rho guanine nucleotide exchange factor 3-like isoform X4, whose product is MEIATQKEPCNKRVKPLSRVTSLANLIPPVKAAPLKRIGQTLQRSISFRSESRTESVMPPRPWTRPAPPANTKRRDSKLWSETFDVRLGHQMLSSKEINRQEAIFELSRGEKDLVEDLKLAKKAYHDPMLKLSIMTEHELNQIFGTLESLIPLHEDLLSRLREARKPDGSTEHVGHILVDWLPCLDSYNSYCSNQVAAKALLDHKKQDHRVHDFLQRCLESPFSRKLDLWNFLDIPRSRLVKYPLLLREILKHTPNDHPDRQYLDEAINMIQSIVAEINTQTGESECRFYKERLLYLEGSQRDLLIDSSRILSCHGELKNNRGAKLHVFLFQDVLVITRAIAHNEQLYYQLYRQPIPVRELQWEDLQDGVIRLGGSIRGAFSNNERTKNFFRVSFHSSSQLHSHSFQASDAFNKQQWLNCIRQAKGAAESAMGVVGLGIPVGVETSIGDPEPPPSLLSPHGPLSPTTPPLSGPLAPQPKSMDHCDSDSSVDSPGCSMDMDTSEALASPTGCPDGPNRL